From the genome of Armatimonadota bacterium:
TGGCCTACCAGGACGGCGAGCGCGTCCTGCAGACGGTCCCCCACCACGCCGCCCTGGCGCGCGTCCAGCCGGTGTACGAGGACCTGCCCGGCTGGCCCCCCACGGGGCCGGTCGAGCACGAGGAGGCCCTGCCGGCGGCCGCGCGCGCCTTCCTCGACCGGGTGGAGGCGCTGGTGGGCGTCCCGGTCACCCTGGTGGGGACCGGGCAGGCACGCAGCGCGCTGCTGGTGCGCAGTGCCGCGATGGGCCCTGGCGGGCGCGCCCGCCAGGGGGTCAGCCGGCGTGCTTGAGCGCTACGCCACCCCGGAGATGCGCACCCTGTGGGCGGAGGAGACGCGGTTCGCCCTGTGGCTGGAGGTCGAGCTGCTGGCGGCGGAGGCGCAGGCGGCGCTGGGCGAGATCCCCCGCGAGGCGGCGGAAGCGCTGCGCCGCACCGCGCGCCCCGGGACGCCGGAGCGGATCGCCGAGATCGAGCGCACCGAGACCCACCACGACGTCGTCGCCTTCCTGCGCTCGGTCGGGGAGCAGACCGGCGAGGTGGCCCGCTACCTCCACCGGGGGCTGGGCTCCTCCGACGTCGTCGACACCGCGCAGGCCGTGCTGCTGGTGCGGGCCGCCGACCTGATCCTGGCCGCGCTGGACGAGCTGCTGGCCGCCCTGCGCGCCCTGGCGGAGCGCTACCGCGCCACGCCCATGGCCGGCCGCACCCACGGCATGCTGGCCGAGCCGATCACCTTCGGCCTGAAGGCCGCGCTGTGGTTCACCGAGGTGCGGCGGGGGCGGGACCGCCTGCAGCAGGCCCGCGAGACGGTGCGCGTCGGCAAGGTCTCCGGCGAGGTCGGCACCTACGCCCACCTCGACCCGGCGGTGGAGGCGGCGGTCTGCCGGGGGCTGGGGCTGGAGCCGGAGGTCGTCTCCTCCCAGATCGTGCAGCGCGACCGCCACGCCGCCTACCTCTGCGCGCTGGCGGTGCTGGCGGGAACGCTCGAGCGCATCGCCACGGACCTGCGCACCCTGCAGCGCAGCGAGATCGGCGAGGTGGAGGAGCCCTTCGCGGAGGGGCAGACCGGGTCGTCGGCCATGCCGCACAAGCGCAACCCCATCCTGTGCGAGCGCCTCTGCGGCCTGGCCCGGGTCGTGCGCGGGCAGGCCCTCACCGCCCTGGAGAACCAGGCGCTGTGGGGGGAGCGGGACATCTCGCACTCCTCCGCCGAGCGGGTCATCTTCCCCCAGGCCACCACGCTGGTGCACTACATGACGCGCACGCTGACCCGGGTGGTGCGCGGGCTGCGGGTGTACCCGGAGGCCATGGCGCGCAACCTGTGGCGCCACGGCGGCGTGGTCTTCAGCCACGCCGTGCTGCTGGCGCTGCTGGAGGCGGGCCGCCCCCGCGAGGAGGCCTACGCGCTGGTGCAGCAGGCCGCCGCCGAGGCGCTGGAAGGGCGGGGCGGCTTCCGGGAGCTGGTGGCGGCCCGCGGGGTCCTGCCGCCCGAGCGCCTGGCGCAGTGCTTCGACCTGGCCCGGGCGCTGCGCCACGTCGACCGCATCATCGACCGCGCGCTTGCCGGCGACGACCGCGCGCCGCGCCAGGACGCGCCCCTCCGCCCGACACCCGCCGGAGCGGCGGCCAGGCCGCCCGGGCTGGTGCCGTAGGACATCAGGACCGTGCCGAGGGGAGGGAGGGGATGGCAAGCGCCGTGCTGAGCCAGACCGCGCTGCCGCTGCCGCTGGTGGCGCGGGGGAAGGTCCGTGACGTCTACGCCTTCGGGGAGGACCGGCTGCTCATCGTGGCCACCGACCGCCTCTCCGCCTTCGACCACGTCCTGCCCACGCCGATCCCCGACAAGGGCCGCGTGCTCACCCTGCTCTCGGCGTTCTGGTTCGAGCGCACGGCCGCCCTCGTCCCCAACCACCTCCTCACGCTGGATCTCCGGCCGCAGGGCCTGCCGGATGAGCTGCAGGACCGGGCCATGGTGGTGCGCCGCGCCCGGCGCATCGACGTGGAGTGCGTGGTGCGCGGCTACCTGGCCGGCTCCGCCTGGGAGGAGTACCGCGAGCGCGGCACCGTGGGCGGCGTGGCGCTGCCTGCGGGGCTGCGGCCCGGTGACCGGCTGCCGGAGCCGCTCTTCACGCCGGCCACCAAGGCCGCCGCAGGGCACGACGAGAACATCACCGTCGCCCGCCTGGTCGACCTGGTCGGTCCGGCGCTCGCCCACGAGCTGCGCGAGCGCTCCGTGGCGCTCTACCGGGCGGCGCACGCGCTCGCCTGGGAGCGCGGTCTCGTCCTGGCCGACACCAAGTTCGAGTTCGGCTTCGGCCCCCGCGAGGACCTCATCCTCATCGACGAGGCCCTCACCCCGGACTCCTCCCGCTACTGGGACCGCGCCGCCTACGCGGCGGGCCGTCCGGAGCCGTTCGACAAGCAGTACGTGCGCGACTACCTGACGCGCATCGGGTGGGACCGGGAGCCGCCCGCCCCGGCGCTGCCGCCCGAGGTGGTGGCGGTCACGCGGGAGCGCTACCGGGAGTGCTACCGCCGGCTGGTGGGGCGGGAGCTGCCGTGAGGCGGGTGCGCGTGGTGGTCACCCTGCGCCCGGGGATGCTGGAC
Proteins encoded in this window:
- a CDS encoding phosphoribosylaminoimidazolesuccinocarboxamide synthase — encoded protein: MASAVLSQTALPLPLVARGKVRDVYAFGEDRLLIVATDRLSAFDHVLPTPIPDKGRVLTLLSAFWFERTAALVPNHLLTLDLRPQGLPDELQDRAMVVRRARRIDVECVVRGYLAGSAWEEYRERGTVGGVALPAGLRPGDRLPEPLFTPATKAAAGHDENITVARLVDLVGPALAHELRERSVALYRAAHALAWERGLVLADTKFEFGFGPREDLILIDEALTPDSSRYWDRAAYAAGRPEPFDKQYVRDYLTRIGWDREPPAPALPPEVVAVTRERYRECYRRLVGRELP
- the purB gene encoding adenylosuccinate lyase → MLERYATPEMRTLWAEETRFALWLEVELLAAEAQAALGEIPREAAEALRRTARPGTPERIAEIERTETHHDVVAFLRSVGEQTGEVARYLHRGLGSSDVVDTAQAVLLVRAADLILAALDELLAALRALAERYRATPMAGRTHGMLAEPITFGLKAALWFTEVRRGRDRLQQARETVRVGKVSGEVGTYAHLDPAVEAAVCRGLGLEPEVVSSQIVQRDRHAAYLCALAVLAGTLERIATDLRTLQRSEIGEVEEPFAEGQTGSSAMPHKRNPILCERLCGLARVVRGQALTALENQALWGERDISHSSAERVIFPQATTLVHYMTRTLTRVVRGLRVYPEAMARNLWRHGGVVFSHAVLLALLEAGRPREEAYALVQQAAAEALEGRGGFRELVAARGVLPPERLAQCFDLARALRHVDRIIDRALAGDDRAPRQDAPLRPTPAGAAARPPGLVP